GGGGTTCTGGAAGTGGTATCGCACAGCGGATTCACGATAAAGGCCCTTCCCGTCACTCATCCTGACGAAATCCTGGAGCAGCTTGAAGAGGACACGGAAGTCGTGGCCATTGACGAGGTCCAGTTTTTCCCCATTGAGGTCGCTGAAATCTGTGACAGGCTTGCAAGCAGAGGCCTCAGGGTCATCGTGGCTGGCCTGGATATGGATTTCAAGGGGGAGCCTTTCGGGCCCGTTCCTTACCTGATGGCGAAGGCAGAGTCCGTGGACAAGCTAAATGCCATTTGTGTCGTATGCGGAGGGAATGCAAGCCGCTCGCAGAGGATTATAAACGGCCATCCCGCCGAGTATGACAGCCCCACTATCCTTGTGGGAGCGTCTGAAAAATACGAGGCACGGTGCAGGCACTGCCACAATGTGCCCCTCAGCCCTGCGAAGTACAGGCAGGAAGAAGAGCTTCCCCTTAAGTATTGAAGGAGCATTCTCCCATGGAATGGTATGCCGCAATCGGAATATCGTGTTGGAAAAGGATTGCAGACTCTTGACTCTTATGGTATAAAGAGAGTATGGATGGTACGGGTGCACAGGGCACCGGCAGGCACGCTAAGCAGCATGGTATGGGCAGGAGGTAACGCGCATGGAACAGAAGCTGGAAGAGATTGAAGCGCGGTATGAGGAGTTAAACAGGCAGCTCTGCGATAATGACGTTATCGGCAACCTGGAGAAATACAAGGAGCTTGCCAAGGAGCGCTCCGGGATAGAGGAGACAGTTAATGTCTTCCGCCATTACAAGAAAGTGAATGGCGCTCTCGAGGAGAACCTCAGCCTGGTGAGGTATGAGGAAGATACCGAGCTTGCCGAGTATATCAACTCCGAGATTGAAAAAGAGACCAGGGAGAAGGAGCAGCTCAAGGAGAAGCTCCTGAAGATGCTTATTCCCAAGGA
This sequence is a window from Candidatus Eremiobacterota bacterium. Protein-coding genes within it:
- a CDS encoding thymidine kinase, which produces MTKKGSLEIICGSMFSGKSEELIRRIKRAQIARLKVQVFKPSMDSRFGVLEVVSHSGFTIKALPVTHPDEILEQLEEDTEVVAIDEVQFFPIEVAEICDRLASRGLRVIVAGLDMDFKGEPFGPVPYLMAKAESVDKLNAICVVCGGNASRSQRIINGHPAEYDSPTILVGASEKYEARCRHCHNVPLSPAKYRQEEELPLKY